The proteins below are encoded in one region of Thermosulfurimonas marina:
- a CDS encoding 2-oxoacid:acceptor oxidoreductase subunit alpha, whose translation MSNFEFSVLFGGRAGDGIRQLGQLWARLLARRGLRVFLYDDYPSLIRGGHNFTVVRAADFPILAHRERINLLVALNEETLQRHQENLLPQGLLLYDSSGGREFSGLGVPWKEIVKELSAPEITRNTAALASAAKLTGIPFEELAATLEKDLPRAREVNLEVARRAYVATPEPRLELPQGAERLPTFFGNEAAALGAVAAGLRLYVAYPMTPASSILHYLAQHAEALGVTVIHPENEIAAVLCALGAAAAGAPAMTGTSGGGFALMVEALSLAGQAELPLLVVESQRPGPSTGVPTYTAQADLDFVTYAGHGEFPRVVLAPGDAEEAFLLAAKGLSLAWSYQVPVILLMDKHVSESLFHQELPLSRVPRVSFRAWEGQGEYQRYAFTEDGVSPLAFPGDPRAVVKVTSYEHDSYGITTEDPEAISRMQEKRLRKGEGLRQALDGPEMVRTEGEGEVALCVWGSGRGAGLEVARRLGLRYVQPLVLEPFPEKTLRARLSGVRRVLVAETNATGQLARRIAALGLKTERILKYDGRPFTVDELERRIKEVLR comes from the coding sequence GTGTCTAATTTTGAATTTTCGGTCCTTTTCGGGGGGCGAGCCGGGGACGGCATCCGTCAGCTCGGGCAACTCTGGGCCCGGCTGTTGGCCCGGCGAGGCCTGCGGGTCTTCCTTTATGACGACTATCCTTCCCTCATCCGGGGCGGACATAACTTCACCGTGGTCCGGGCCGCGGATTTTCCGATCCTGGCCCACCGCGAAAGGATCAACCTCCTTGTGGCCTTAAACGAAGAGACCCTCCAGCGCCACCAGGAAAATCTCCTCCCTCAGGGTCTCCTCCTTTACGACTCCTCCGGGGGAAGAGAGTTTTCCGGCCTGGGGGTGCCTTGGAAAGAGATAGTCAAGGAGCTTTCGGCCCCGGAGATCACCCGCAACACCGCGGCCCTGGCCTCGGCCGCCAAGCTCACCGGAATTCCCTTTGAAGAGCTGGCCGCCACCCTGGAAAAGGACCTTCCCCGGGCCCGGGAGGTCAATTTGGAGGTGGCCCGGCGGGCCTACGTGGCCACCCCGGAGCCCCGGCTTGAGCTCCCTCAGGGGGCCGAAAGGCTTCCTACCTTTTTCGGAAACGAAGCCGCGGCCCTGGGGGCGGTGGCCGCAGGCCTTCGCCTCTATGTGGCCTATCCCATGACTCCGGCCTCCTCCATCCTCCACTATCTGGCCCAACACGCCGAGGCCCTGGGGGTCACGGTGATTCATCCCGAAAATGAGATCGCGGCGGTTCTCTGTGCCCTAGGGGCCGCTGCAGCCGGGGCCCCGGCCATGACCGGGACCTCTGGAGGAGGCTTTGCCCTGATGGTGGAGGCCCTGAGTCTGGCGGGGCAGGCGGAACTGCCCCTCCTGGTGGTGGAAAGTCAGCGTCCCGGGCCCTCCACCGGAGTGCCCACTTATACCGCCCAGGCAGATCTGGACTTTGTGACCTATGCCGGCCATGGGGAATTTCCCCGGGTGGTCTTAGCCCCGGGGGATGCGGAGGAGGCCTTCCTGCTTGCGGCTAAAGGGCTTTCTCTGGCCTGGTCTTATCAGGTCCCGGTCATCCTTCTTATGGATAAACACGTGAGCGAAAGCCTCTTTCACCAGGAGCTCCCCCTCTCCCGGGTCCCGCGGGTGAGTTTTCGGGCCTGGGAGGGCCAGGGGGAGTACCAGCGCTACGCCTTTACTGAAGACGGGGTCTCCCCTCTGGCCTTCCCCGGAGACCCGCGGGCGGTGGTCAAGGTCACCTCCTACGAGCACGACTCTTACGGTATCACCACCGAAGATCCGGAAGCCATCTCCCGCATGCAGGAAAAACGCCTGCGCAAGGGGGAGGGTCTGCGTCAGGCCCTGGACGGGCCCGAAATGGTCCGCACCGAAGGAGAGGGAGAGGTGGCCCTCTGTGTATGGGGTTCTGGCCGGGGAGCCGGTCTAGAGGTGGCTCGCCGTCTCGGCTTACGCTACGTACAGCCCTTGGTGCTTGAGCCCTTTCCGGAAAAGACCCTGAGGGCGCGGCTTTCCGGGGTGCGAAGGGTTCTGGTAGCGGAGACCAACGCCACGGGCCAGCTGGCCCGAAGGATAGCGGCCCTGGGCCTCAAGACCGAAAGGATCCTTAAATATGATGGGAGGCCCTTTACCGTGGACGAACTCGAGCGCCGCATAAAGGAGGTCTTGCGGTGA
- a CDS encoding NAD-dependent epimerase/dehydratase family protein: protein MGWILVTGAAGFIGWRTAEFLLKEGHQVLGVDDLNDYYDPRLKKWRLGELRRWPNFRFFEVDIANLGALSVLFEAFEVEAVINLAARAGVRASLEDPWAYYRTNVEGTLNLLELMRRHGVSKMVLASTSSVYAGSPLPYREDLPVNQPLSPYAASKKGAEVLAYTYHHLYGLDISVLRYFTVFGPAGRPDMSYFRFIKWIDEGQPVIVYGDGEQARDFTYVDDIARGTILALRPLGYEIINLGGGRNPISINTLIAKIEALLGKKARVEYREFHRADMRVTWAEIDKARRLLSWAPEISLDEGLRRTVDWYLENRDWVREIRV, encoded by the coding sequence ATGGGTTGGATTCTGGTGACCGGGGCGGCGGGTTTTATCGGCTGGCGGACCGCGGAATTTCTCCTTAAGGAAGGCCACCAGGTCCTGGGGGTGGACGACCTCAACGACTATTACGATCCGCGCCTCAAAAAATGGCGTCTGGGAGAGCTGCGGCGCTGGCCGAATTTTCGTTTTTTTGAGGTGGACATCGCCAACCTGGGGGCCCTCTCCGTGCTCTTTGAGGCCTTCGAGGTGGAGGCGGTGATAAATCTTGCGGCCCGGGCCGGAGTGCGGGCCAGCCTCGAAGATCCCTGGGCCTACTATCGCACCAATGTGGAAGGCACGCTAAACCTCCTGGAGCTCATGCGGCGACACGGGGTCTCGAAGATGGTCCTGGCCTCCACCTCCTCGGTCTACGCCGGCTCCCCCCTTCCTTACCGGGAAGACCTTCCGGTCAACCAGCCTCTTTCCCCCTACGCCGCAAGTAAGAAGGGGGCCGAGGTCCTGGCCTATACCTATCACCACCTCTACGGACTGGACATTTCCGTCCTGCGCTACTTCACGGTCTTCGGTCCGGCGGGCCGGCCGGACATGAGCTACTTCCGCTTCATCAAGTGGATCGACGAGGGTCAGCCGGTAATCGTCTATGGCGACGGCGAACAGGCCCGGGATTTTACCTACGTGGACGATATTGCTCGGGGAACCATCCTGGCCTTAAGACCCCTAGGCTACGAGATCATCAACCTGGGTGGAGGACGCAACCCGATCTCCATCAATACCCTCATCGCCAAGATCGAAGCCCTCCTCGGCAAAAAGGCCCGGGTGGAATACCGGGAATTCCATCGGGCGGATATGCGGGTGACCTGGGCGGAGATCGACAAGGCCCGAAGGCTTCTTTCTTGGGCCCCGGAGATTTCCCTTGACGAAGGCCTGCGCCGTACCGTAGACTGGTACTTAGAAAATCGAGACTGGGTAAGAGAGATCCGTGTCTAA
- a CDS encoding DUF1015 domain-containing protein translates to MPEVKPFYGWRFNPQKVDLARVVAPPYDVVSPEEKAAYLARDPHNIFHLELASRPEEASRKLETWISEGVLIRESRPALYLYRLHFTHQGQKFVRTGFIGLVRLSPFSEGRILPHEKTFPKVTEERLALLRATKAQFSQIFVLYSDPKRRTLSSLPEASPLLRVKFQDEIHEILALTDPSLQKTLTDFWEDLPFYIADGHHRYTTALRYAEEMTRALRPEGPRCFHYMMMYLCPFEDPGLVVLPTHRILRHPFSPEELSRRLLPLVHLEEDPKARPSLEEKALVLLSAGRRFRMRLRPEALERWRAESGLPEEALPAAWCARIIETLCEEGEKDLKEKGLLSYTPREEEVEHEAIKGALGFLLPATPLEALARVAASGKVMPHKSTYFHPKILTGTVIFRLNPQSAPPCP, encoded by the coding sequence ATGCCGGAGGTCAAACCCTTTTACGGCTGGCGTTTCAATCCCCAAAAGGTGGATCTCGCGCGGGTGGTGGCCCCGCCCTACGACGTGGTCTCTCCCGAGGAAAAGGCCGCCTATCTGGCCCGGGACCCGCACAACATCTTTCATCTGGAGCTGGCCTCCCGGCCGGAAGAGGCGTCCCGGAAACTGGAGACCTGGATAAGCGAAGGGGTCCTCATCCGGGAATCCCGTCCGGCCCTTTATCTCTATCGGCTTCATTTTACCCATCAGGGCCAAAAGTTCGTCCGCACGGGTTTTATCGGACTGGTGAGGCTTTCCCCCTTTTCCGAAGGGCGCATCCTGCCTCACGAAAAGACCTTTCCCAAGGTCACCGAGGAACGTCTGGCCCTTCTTCGGGCCACCAAGGCCCAGTTCAGCCAGATCTTCGTCCTTTACTCCGACCCCAAAAGACGCACCCTCTCTTCCCTTCCGGAGGCCTCTCCGCTTCTGCGGGTTAAATTCCAGGATGAAATACACGAAATCTTGGCTCTCACCGATCCCTCTCTCCAGAAGACCCTCACCGATTTCTGGGAGGATCTCCCCTTCTATATCGCCGACGGGCACCACCGCTATACCACCGCCCTGCGCTATGCGGAGGAGATGACCCGGGCCCTGCGGCCGGAGGGCCCCCGCTGTTTCCACTACATGATGATGTATCTCTGCCCCTTCGAGGATCCGGGGTTGGTAGTGCTGCCCACCCACCGCATCCTCCGGCACCCCTTCTCTCCGGAGGAACTCTCCCGACGTCTCCTTCCCCTGGTCCACCTCGAGGAGGACCCCAAAGCCCGGCCTTCGCTTGAAGAAAAGGCCCTGGTCCTCCTTTCCGCAGGGAGGCGTTTCCGGATGCGCCTGAGACCGGAGGCCCTGGAGCGCTGGCGGGCGGAGAGCGGACTCCCGGAAGAAGCTCTGCCTGCGGCCTGGTGCGCCCGGATTATCGAGACCCTCTGTGAAGAAGGCGAAAAGGATCTCAAGGAGAAGGGCCTTCTCTCCTATACCCCCCGGGAAGAAGAGGTGGAACACGAGGCCATAAAGGGGGCCCTGGGCTTCCTTCTTCCGGCCACCCCCCTTGAGGCCCTGGCCCGGGTGGCCGCAAGCGGAAAGGTCATGCCCCACAAGTCCACTTACTTTCATCCCAAGATCCTCACCGGAACGGTGATCTTTCGCCTCAATCCCCAGAGCGCTCCGCCCTGTCCGTGA
- a CDS encoding YtxH domain-containing protein, with protein MAEKKLSVGLAFLLGGLVGAAAALLLAPASGEEIRERLRERGEETKERLREKKEELRTKVEDLKKEAEEIKARLLTQAEGLKGKSLETLEEAKRVIEEAIEAGKEAMRREKERLAAKVKGEGASA; from the coding sequence ATGGCGGAAAAGAAGCTTTCGGTGGGTCTGGCCTTTTTGCTGGGGGGTTTAGTGGGGGCGGCGGCGGCCCTTCTCCTGGCCCCGGCCAGTGGGGAGGAGATCCGGGAGCGCTTGCGGGAGCGGGGCGAGGAGACCAAGGAGCGCCTTCGGGAGAAAAAGGAAGAGTTGCGGACCAAGGTGGAAGATCTCAAGAAAGAGGCCGAAGAGATCAAGGCCCGCCTTCTTACGCAGGCCGAAGGGCTTAAAGGGAAGTCCCTGGAGACCCTGGAGGAGGCCAAGCGGGTGATTGAAGAGGCCATCGAGGCCGGAAAGGAGGCCATGCGTCGGGAGAAGGAGCGCCTGGCCGCCAAGGTCAAGGGAGAAGGGGCCTCGGCCTAG
- a CDS encoding NAD(+)/NADH kinase, with product MKRVLLYPKEGLKLPPDLEGLLEGRFREAGIELTRKPSPPPDLVLVIGGDGTLLRAAPLAWKLDVPILGINFGKLGFLTEVSLEEVELALERLLEGEFRTEARLMLEVRYGEETFQALNEAAILKGPLGHMIHLRVTVSGEYLTTYYGDGLLVATPTGSTAYNLSAGGPILHPATEALVLTPICPFMLSARPLVLPAETEITVQLISPSPEVHLVVDGGHHRVLGPGQSVHLRRSERPLKLITSPTRSYFAILRDKLGWGESKV from the coding sequence ATGAAACGGGTCTTACTCTATCCCAAAGAGGGTCTCAAGCTGCCCCCTGATCTGGAAGGACTTCTTGAAGGACGCTTCCGGGAGGCCGGGATAGAGCTTACCCGGAAGCCTTCCCCTCCTCCGGACCTGGTCCTGGTGATCGGAGGGGACGGGACCCTCCTGCGGGCGGCCCCCCTGGCCTGGAAGCTCGACGTGCCCATCCTGGGGATCAATTTCGGGAAGTTGGGTTTCCTTACCGAGGTGTCCCTGGAGGAGGTCGAATTGGCCTTGGAGCGACTTTTGGAAGGGGAATTTCGGACCGAAGCCCGGCTCATGCTGGAGGTCCGCTACGGAGAGGAGACCTTTCAGGCCCTGAATGAGGCGGCCATCCTGAAGGGGCCCTTGGGGCACATGATCCACCTGCGGGTTACGGTCTCCGGGGAATACCTCACCACCTATTACGGAGATGGCCTCCTGGTGGCCACTCCCACCGGCTCTACGGCCTACAACCTTTCGGCCGGAGGCCCCATCCTGCATCCGGCCACCGAGGCCCTGGTGCTCACCCCCATCTGTCCTTTTATGCTCAGTGCCCGGCCTCTGGTGCTTCCAGCCGAAACAGAAATCACCGTGCAGCTCATCAGCCCCTCTCCGGAGGTCCACCTCGTGGTGGACGGAGGGCACCACCGGGTCCTCGGGCCCGGGCAGAGCGTGCATCTCCGGCGGTCAGAAAGACCGCTCAAATTAATTACCTCCCCCACCCGGAGCTATTTTGCCATCCTCCGGGACAAACTCGGGTGGGGGGAAAGCAAGGTCTAG
- a CDS encoding LPS-assembly protein LptD, translating to MKRGTLSFFILVLWAASALAAWKIEARRLTVYHDRRVAVAEGQVVITGKGLTIFASRARYEMETKRLWLSGPVKILTLHGDWLKGRQAFLDLRSGEGRVDGALLFIQKDRVRVRARRLERLSEDRYVAYRAVITTCEMDCEKEPSWSFRARKVVVSEGYARGRWVSFWVKRLPLAASPYLSLPVKRRRKSGFLFPRLVTGSRTGAGVEVPLFLALHDSFDLTLSPLYTGKRGLLFSAEGRWRVSRDARGLLRYRYLHDRLEDKDYNGDGIRRGNQSRYWITARVDQPLAQRIALHLDLDLLSDRDFLEEFEGGPFGFSETHRQYLEWFGRGLEERNQTYRTSRLWLDHLRENTYLEASGTYRDAVLPGRQPSMLSPLGDLYFRALRRPLFGPLHFDFSLDSTYWYREEGSRGLRTEVVPEISLEQALGPLETQVAYRFLHTRYDVDWDNGTTEDLTRTLYEIEARASLEFYRIYGTGPRRFRHSLRPYLHYFYRPPENQEDFPLWRAEDRLPPAHWLEYGLLQFVTLREEPSPGRLRYRDLLRFKLYQRYDFREATRELSAAEEERRPFSNLIGELEFQSPGGRLSLRYDAEYNFYGLGLARQELTLSLTRVLLDRFSLGYQRDRLRQVKQLNLSGSWRFLRRFVLHGALSRNLLREETSSASLGLTYEASCYSVDLTLGITPEETRFSFWINLLGVGGYGRTY from the coding sequence ATGAAAAGGGGGACCCTTTCTTTCTTTATTTTGGTTCTCTGGGCGGCTTCGGCCCTTGCCGCCTGGAAGATCGAGGCCCGGAGGCTTACGGTCTATCACGACCGGCGGGTAGCCGTAGCCGAAGGGCAGGTGGTCATCACCGGAAAGGGGCTTACCATATTTGCCTCTCGGGCCCGCTACGAGATGGAGACCAAGCGGCTGTGGCTTTCCGGACCGGTAAAAATCCTCACCCTCCATGGAGATTGGCTTAAAGGGCGGCAGGCCTTCCTGGACCTCCGGTCCGGAGAAGGGCGGGTGGATGGGGCCCTTCTTTTTATCCAGAAAGATCGGGTGCGGGTCCGGGCCCGGCGGCTGGAGAGACTTTCCGAGGATCGCTACGTGGCCTACCGGGCGGTGATCACCACCTGTGAGATGGACTGTGAGAAGGAACCCTCCTGGAGTTTCCGGGCCCGCAAGGTGGTGGTGAGTGAGGGCTACGCCCGGGGGCGTTGGGTCTCCTTTTGGGTGAAACGCTTGCCGCTTGCGGCCAGTCCTTACCTGAGTCTGCCGGTCAAGCGCCGGCGCAAGAGCGGTTTCCTCTTCCCCCGTCTGGTCACCGGCTCCCGTACCGGGGCCGGGGTGGAGGTCCCCCTCTTTTTGGCCCTTCACGATAGCTTTGACCTCACCCTTTCGCCCCTTTATACCGGAAAAAGGGGTCTTCTTTTTTCCGCCGAAGGGCGCTGGCGGGTAAGTCGAGACGCCCGGGGTCTCCTGCGCTACCGCTATCTCCATGATCGCCTGGAAGACAAGGATTACAATGGTGACGGGATTCGACGGGGTAATCAGAGCCGCTACTGGATTACCGCGCGAGTGGATCAGCCCCTGGCCCAAAGGATCGCGCTCCACCTGGACCTCGATCTCCTTTCCGACCGGGACTTTTTGGAGGAGTTTGAGGGAGGCCCCTTCGGTTTTTCCGAGACCCATCGCCAGTACCTCGAGTGGTTTGGCCGGGGGCTTGAGGAGCGCAATCAGACTTATCGGACCTCTCGCCTCTGGCTGGATCACCTCCGGGAAAATACCTACCTCGAAGCCTCGGGGACCTACCGGGATGCCGTACTTCCGGGCCGGCAGCCCTCCATGCTTTCCCCCCTAGGAGACCTCTATTTTCGGGCCCTCAGGAGACCTCTTTTCGGCCCTCTGCATTTCGATTTCTCTTTGGACTCCACCTACTGGTATCGGGAGGAGGGCTCCCGGGGCCTGCGCACCGAGGTGGTCCCGGAAATCTCCCTGGAGCAGGCCCTCGGTCCCTTGGAAACCCAGGTGGCTTATCGTTTCCTCCATACCCGCTACGATGTAGACTGGGACAACGGAACCACCGAGGATCTCACCCGCACCCTCTATGAGATCGAGGCCCGGGCCTCTTTGGAGTTTTACCGTATTTACGGGACCGGGCCGAGGCGTTTTCGCCACAGTCTTCGCCCCTATCTGCACTACTTTTACCGTCCCCCGGAAAACCAGGAGGACTTTCCCCTGTGGCGGGCCGAGGATCGCCTGCCCCCGGCCCACTGGCTGGAATACGGGCTGCTGCAGTTTGTGACCTTGCGGGAGGAACCCTCTCCGGGCCGACTCCGCTACCGGGATCTTTTGCGGTTTAAGCTTTATCAGCGCTACGATTTTCGGGAGGCGACCCGCGAACTTTCCGCGGCCGAGGAGGAAAGGCGCCCCTTTTCCAATCTGATAGGCGAACTGGAGTTCCAAAGCCCCGGGGGAAGGCTCTCCTTGCGCTACGATGCGGAGTACAACTTTTACGGCCTGGGGCTGGCCCGCCAGGAACTCACCCTTTCCCTCACCCGGGTCCTTCTGGATCGTTTTTCCCTCGGTTACCAGCGGGATCGTCTGCGGCAGGTCAAACAACTCAATCTTTCCGGAAGCTGGCGCTTCCTGCGCCGTTTCGTACTCCACGGGGCCCTTTCCCGAAACCTCCTGCGGGAGGAGACCTCTTCGGCCAGCCTGGGCCTCACCTATGAGGCCTCCTGCTACAGCGTGGACCTCACCCTGGGGATCACCCCAGAAGAGACCCGCTTTTCCTTCTGGATCAATCTTTTGGGGGTGGGGGGTTACGGGCGCACTTATTGA
- a CDS encoding NAD+ synthase — translation MKIALAQINPTIGDLQGNLEKILEFWERARELGADLVIFPELSLCGYPPRDLLLRSEFLQAVHRTLEKLAARIRRPAAVVGYPEENPGPGRALFNALAFIEEGRILFRYRKRLLPYYDVFDEPRYFEPGVSAGIFTWRGKRLAFTICEDLWSHEGYVPRPYPVDTLAGLTEVQAVINLAASPFHLGKGLLRRALMARNAARLRAPVIEVNQVGGHDHLLFDGQSLAVSPEGELLAQARDFEEDLVWCDLETGEGVVRPVSERRMESLLKALTLGVRDFFRRVKAQGAILGLSGGIDSSVTAVIAARALGPEKVLGVLLPSPYNSPESEEDALALARNLGLRTLKIPIGEILSTMKEALSRALGTEIQGLTEENLQARIRGNLLMALSNQFPGYLVLNTGNKSEIAVGYCTLYGDTCGALSVLGDLTKDLVYELALEINRERPLIPERVLRKPPSAELRPGQRDEDDLPPYWMVNSLVRGYVEEGLSPEELVARGFPEKVVREVLGRLRRAEFKRWQLPPTLRVSPRAFGYGWRYPIAHAFPLEAPDGS, via the coding sequence ATGAAGATCGCCCTAGCTCAAATCAATCCCACCATAGGCGATCTCCAAGGGAATCTGGAGAAGATCCTGGAATTCTGGGAGAGGGCCCGGGAGCTGGGGGCGGATCTGGTGATCTTTCCAGAGCTTTCCCTCTGCGGATACCCTCCCCGGGACCTTCTCCTTCGCTCCGAATTCCTGCAGGCGGTCCACCGCACCCTGGAAAAACTGGCGGCCCGTATTCGGCGTCCGGCGGCCGTGGTGGGCTATCCCGAAGAAAACCCCGGCCCGGGCCGGGCCCTTTTCAACGCCCTGGCTTTTATCGAGGAAGGGCGTATTCTTTTTCGCTATCGCAAGCGCCTTTTACCCTACTACGATGTCTTTGATGAGCCCCGCTATTTTGAGCCCGGTGTCTCAGCCGGGATCTTTACCTGGCGCGGAAAGCGCCTGGCTTTTACCATTTGCGAGGACCTTTGGAGTCATGAGGGCTATGTGCCTCGTCCCTATCCGGTAGATACCCTGGCCGGGCTCACCGAGGTTCAGGCGGTGATCAACCTGGCCGCCAGTCCCTTCCATTTGGGAAAGGGGCTCCTGCGCCGGGCCCTCATGGCCCGCAACGCCGCCCGCCTGCGGGCTCCGGTCATCGAGGTCAACCAGGTGGGAGGACACGATCACCTCCTCTTCGACGGCCAAAGTCTGGCGGTCTCTCCGGAGGGGGAACTCCTGGCCCAGGCCCGAGATTTTGAGGAAGATCTGGTCTGGTGCGATCTGGAGACCGGAGAGGGGGTGGTGCGTCCGGTCTCGGAAAGACGCATGGAATCCCTCCTCAAGGCCCTTACCCTGGGGGTGAGGGACTTTTTTCGGCGCGTTAAGGCCCAGGGGGCTATCCTCGGCCTTTCCGGGGGCATAGATTCCTCGGTGACCGCGGTCATCGCCGCCCGGGCCCTGGGGCCGGAAAAGGTTCTGGGGGTCCTTTTGCCTTCCCCTTACAATTCTCCGGAAAGCGAAGAAGACGCCCTGGCCCTGGCCCGCAATCTGGGTCTGCGGACCCTGAAGATCCCCATCGGAGAGATCCTTTCCACGATGAAGGAGGCCCTCTCTCGGGCCCTGGGGACGGAGATCCAGGGCCTTACGGAGGAAAACCTTCAGGCCCGCATCCGGGGAAACCTCCTCATGGCCCTTTCCAACCAGTTTCCGGGCTATCTGGTCCTCAACACCGGGAACAAAAGCGAGATCGCCGTGGGCTACTGTACCCTTTACGGGGATACCTGCGGGGCCCTTTCCGTCCTAGGAGACCTTACCAAGGACCTGGTCTACGAGCTGGCCCTGGAGATCAATAGGGAAAGGCCGCTTATCCCGGAACGGGTCCTGCGGAAGCCCCCTTCGGCGGAATTGCGTCCCGGCCAACGAGATGAAGACGATCTTCCCCCTTACTGGATGGTCAACAGTCTGGTGCGGGGTTATGTGGAGGAGGGCCTGAGTCCCGAGGAACTGGTGGCCCGGGGCTTTCCGGAGAAGGTGGTCCGGGAGGTTTTGGGACGACTGCGGCGGGCGGAATTCAAACGCTGGCAACTTCCCCCCACCCTGCGGGTCTCCCCCCGGGCCTTCGGTTACGGCTGGCGCTATCCCATCGCCCACGCCTTCCCCCTGGAGGCCCCGGATGGGTCTTGA
- the cobO gene encoding cob(I)yrinic acid a,c-diamide adenosyltransferase, with translation MGLDFRGYVQVYTGEGKGKTTAALGLALRALGAGLRVAFLQFLKKGEYSEICALRRFEPQVLVRQYHSGGFVRGEPSEEVRRAAVLGWEEARGLLLSGDFQVVILDEANVALSLGLIPLSEVLEALSRRPARVEVVFTGRGAPEALMEMADLVTEMRAVKHYYAQGVRARRGIEY, from the coding sequence ATGGGTCTTGATTTTCGGGGCTATGTCCAGGTCTATACCGGAGAGGGCAAGGGCAAGACCACGGCGGCCCTGGGGCTGGCTCTTCGGGCCTTGGGGGCCGGCCTGCGGGTGGCCTTCCTGCAGTTCCTGAAAAAGGGGGAATACAGCGAAATCTGCGCCTTGCGACGCTTTGAACCCCAGGTCCTGGTCCGCCAATATCATTCCGGGGGGTTCGTCCGGGGCGAGCCCTCGGAAGAGGTCCGCCGGGCGGCAGTCCTGGGCTGGGAAGAGGCCCGTGGTCTTCTCCTTTCCGGGGATTTCCAGGTGGTCATCCTGGATGAGGCCAATGTGGCCCTTTCTTTAGGGCTTATCCCCCTTTCGGAGGTCCTGGAGGCCCTTTCGCGGCGTCCGGCGAGGGTGGAGGTGGTCTTTACCGGTCGCGGGGCCCCGGAGGCCCTGATGGAGATGGCCGATCTGGTGACCGAAATGCGGGCGGTGAAGCATTACTATGCCCAGGGGGTTCGGGCCCGGCGAGGGATTGAATATTAG
- the recR gene encoding recombination mediator RecR produces MAEVFPEPLRRAIRALSLLPGLGEKSATRLALYLISHPERAGELAAALADLPRVKLCRECGNFTEGDLCRLCQDPERDPTVICVVEDPAALSVIEGTGAFRGRYHVLHGVLSPRDGLGPSELRFPELLQRIRRNGVREVLIGLSPTAAGEATAAYLLEILREFPVKVSRLATGLALGMEVRYADPLTLKRALAAREVLKD; encoded by the coding sequence ATGGCCGAAGTCTTCCCCGAGCCCTTGCGCCGGGCCATCCGGGCCCTTTCCCTGCTTCCGGGTCTGGGAGAAAAAAGTGCCACCCGCCTGGCCCTCTATTTGATCTCCCATCCGGAGCGGGCCGGGGAACTGGCTGCGGCCCTGGCCGATCTCCCTCGGGTGAAGCTCTGCCGGGAGTGCGGAAATTTCACCGAAGGAGACCTCTGCCGGCTGTGTCAGGATCCGGAACGGGACCCCACCGTGATCTGCGTGGTGGAGGACCCGGCGGCCCTTTCGGTGATCGAGGGCACCGGGGCCTTCCGGGGACGGTACCACGTCCTCCACGGGGTACTCTCTCCCCGGGACGGACTCGGGCCTTCAGAGCTCCGTTTCCCGGAGCTTCTCCAGAGGATTCGCCGGAACGGGGTGCGGGAGGTCCTTATAGGGCTTTCTCCCACCGCGGCCGGAGAGGCCACCGCCGCCTATCTCCTGGAAATCCTGCGGGAGTTTCCGGTAAAGGTCTCGCGTCTGGCCACCGGACTGGCTCTGGGGATGGAAGTGCGCTATGCCGATCCCCTTACCCTCAAACGGGCTCTAGCCGCCCGGGAGGTCCTCAAGGACTAA
- a CDS encoding YbaB/EbfC family nucleoid-associated protein: protein MFPPQMQQLMKQVQKIQKKIAQLQEELAERTVEASAGGGMVTAVVNGRQEVVEVRIDPEIFQSGDKEMLEDLIVAAVNEALRRSQEMVQEEMAKITGGLNIPGLFGT from the coding sequence ATGTTTCCCCCGCAGATGCAACAACTCATGAAACAGGTCCAGAAGATCCAGAAAAAGATCGCCCAGCTCCAGGAGGAACTGGCCGAAAGGACGGTAGAGGCCAGCGCCGGAGGCGGGATGGTGACCGCGGTGGTCAACGGCCGCCAGGAGGTGGTGGAGGTAAGGATCGACCCGGAGATCTTTCAGTCTGGAGACAAGGAGATGCTCGAGGACCTCATCGTGGCCGCGGTCAATGAGGCCCTCCGGCGCTCCCAGGAGATGGTCCAGGAAGAGATGGCCAAGATCACCGGCGGGCTCAATATTCCGGGACTTTTCGGGACCTAG